Below is a genomic region from Castanea sativa cultivar Marrone di Chiusa Pesio chromosome 2, ASM4071231v1.
AGATGGTCTTTTAGGTCTACTTCTGGCTACTTCAGACCAATTTGGTCTTTTCAGTCCATTTAGTCTATTTTgatccattcagtccacttcaatCCAATCTGGTCTATTTGATCTACttggtccaattcggtccatttCTATGTACTTACTTAAGAATGAGAAAATACATGTTTGGGTTGAGAAtactatcaattatttgagtaatatcaattgtaattcTATGATAGGTTCtcattatcatgataatctccttaagaaaaattttgaataataattcgaaatttaaaaattttaattgtaccaaaataattagaaaaatagaatgcataataaaaatagttagaagaatatagatcacttcaaaaaagaataatgtcaataaaaaattattaaattatatattattaaaaatagagagttagagattgttcaATTTTTAGGAAGAACAAattatctacaataaaatttagagaataaattatacattatactatatattaaaataattatatattctcacACATCGCTTGGGTATGCCACTAGTGTCATATAGTCTACAAGTAATGAGAGAACAAAAAAACCATTATGACCTTTTTCACAACTTACTAAGACAATACATTGCAATTGAAGTAATATCATTTTCATATGAGCTCACTATTAagaccatttttattatgtactaATCATAACCAATAGtctttaaaaacatatatacatCAAATAATATCCATAAAAGAAGGTTATACCCAAACCACAAAACTCCCACTTTTGCAGGGTCCAAGAAAGATCATGGTAGGTAACCTTACTCCCAATTTATTGGAAAGGTTGATTCTCAAACTTGAACTTGTGACCTTTCATTTTTTGTGAAAGACACTCATCCTTACACTAAGGCTTCCCTTCTATCACACTTAcgggaaaaaaattgtactgGACTTACTGATATTCCAAaggtaaaaaattcaaaatattaatataataaaaggtTATTAGCATATTGTTTGGCACATCTTTGTCAGAGATCAAAGTCTAAGCAAGCTTAGCACCTTCCTTGTCAGTTAATTGGATTCCTAGACGTGCCAATGGGCTTGCCAAATGTTCTAGCCCGCTAGTCTCTCTTTATtcgcaaaaagaaaaagcaaaacatACATAAGCCCCTTCCAAGGGTAAGTTTAACAACCTCAGGAAGGTTATCCAAAACATTTTTACCATCTGAGTAACAAAGAAGGCTGGCAATGATAGAGCATTTACAAAAATAGTTTTCAATTGGTAGATATTCACATAGATTATCAAGTGTcgattttttttcaattggtaGATAATTCTTACATTGAAGTCACAAACCATCATTTATTGTCTCTCTACAAAGATAACATTCACAGGtctaggaagaaaaaaaaaaatcaagcacaAATATCATTCCATAGATTACCAAAAGtgttatttgtttttgattGGTATTGACAGACAATTCTTACATTTAAGTAACAAACAATAATTTCTTCTGTTTTTCAGTAGTCAATGTAGAGCCTTGTAGATAAATCAGAAGGAAATATGCTAGCCTTCTTACACAcattcacaacttttttttttccctttctctgTCTTTCcttttcccctttttcttttcttggaaaCAATTTACAAAATACAATCCCTAATGCTAAGGTACAAGACAATACTACACCATCAGAATGTCCATTAAAATGAGCATCTTTTCATCTCATCGATTGTGACTGTTTCGGAAAAAGTTGAGATCCCAACGACGCATCAAACCATCCATAATATGGCTCGCTGGGTTACGTTCAACAGTTAATGTGGCTATTGTATTGGCTGACATGTCAGCATCTGTGGAGCTCTGTATGCTTGCTGAAGTATCACTATGAGCAGAAGTCCCTGTGCTTGCAGTTTCCATGCAAGATGAAGTAGCATCAGATGCAGGTCCCAAACCTATATCAGGAGATGGATGCTCAGatgccaaatttttggcatTGATCACTGAAGTGTTGTTGGATTCTGCTTTTGAAGGTTCACAATGCTCAACTGAAGTGGAAGTGGATTCTGTCTTTAAGGGATCACAACGCCCTGTAGGAGAAGCCTCCTGGTCATCTTTATGTACAGGTTTTACAGAACTAGAGCTAACACTAGGTGGTTCTCCTGCTTGGGGACGTCTCATTTCCAAGTCTTTTAATGATTCAATCACTGCTTCCATGAACATCTGAAAATGGTAGGCAAGTCAAAGGTCAATTCAAAGCAACAAGTTCATTGGACGGagatgaacattttttttttcgtagaTGATGGAAAGCCAATAATTTGACTTACCCTTTCTTCCTCCTCTGCATTGCATGGAAAACCTGTAAAGTCATCAAGCGGATATTCTACATACTGATCATCATCCGAAGTAGTTGGAACATGGGGGCCAATAGGATGGCCATTTGATAATTCAAAGCTAATCATTTTAGAAGATGTTGAGCTATGATCGTCATCATTCGTTAAATCCTGCAGCAGAGCATGACTATTGagtatcttttattttgatttgcATTTGTTTTATAATTCCTTTTCTACCAATttgtcctttcttttttcttttacgcCATGCAAGGGTTAGTTAGGTACcatgtaaattgtaaattagCAGCTTATTGACTTGCCAGCATGTAACAAAATTTGAGCTATGATGACGAACACTTTGTCTGTTAGTTTTATTAAGTAGCAAATTATTGGTTAAGGGTGTCCCATACATGTGTATGGCTCTATATCCATTATAAATATCATGGGAtaaaatcaaaggaagaaaacTTAAGACCTATGAGATGGTTGAGTAAGAGAAAATGTAAAGAAGTTACCTCATCTTCAGATTGATCATCTTTAGACGGGAAACTAGAAGGAACCTGAGCAAAGTAAAAGAAACAATGAATAAACATGCcacaaagaaataaaacaaacttCAAGTCAATAAGGTGGAAGCATCAAAAGTGCCATATATTTTGGGGTTAGGCAAGACAATCTCAAAAACCCGACACCCtgttaagagagaaaaaagaaaaagaactaaacCTCATTCCTAAACTACTACTTAGCCATGCAATTGGGAGAAATTTTACATGATTTGAACTCTTACCTTACCCTTTTCCTCTTGATTTCCtctgtgtgtgcatgtgtgtgtgtgtgtgtgcgcgcgtgtggagagagagagagagagagagagagagagagagagagagttgggtgTCAGGGCTAATGAAAATTGTTCCACGCAAACTAGGCGTCCATCATACACTACTCTTAAAATGTGTGAACTTTGATCAAATTGGTTTGGACAGAGTGGTATGTGTGGCCAACCTTTTGTGTTGTGTGTAATTTAGACATCTAAGcaccaaaagaaaatcaaccAATTACTAACCTCTGTCCTACTCATAGGTCTTTTAGGTCGGAGTAGTTTAATGGAATCTGATGTGCTGCTTGTTGCCGGTTCTGCAACTAATAAGCAAtcaatgagaaagagaaaaatgaacgGTAGATGAAATAAAGATCCTGGAAGAGATCATAGTTTGGGAAGTAAATAAAATGAGACACTTGAGTCATGCCTTTTGATGCAAGCGAAGATTCATGCTTGTAAGCTTCACGCACATTTCTCCAACTACCCTGAAGGTATCACAGTCAACCATTGCAAAGGGTTGTGAATATGCAAATTGGCAGTTTGAATAAAATTGAAAGCTTCAGCCAGATGTATTGGTGTTCAATTTACCTTACCGAAGTAATCATCCATAGGGTCAAAAAAGGTTCCCCCTGCTTCATCCTCTGGAGGTTGCAAAACATTgtggaaaaatatatttatagaatCAAAGTAGAATTGAGGGCGTGGAGAATTATGATCTCCCTCAAATTTGATAATGTTTTTGTCCCCCTGCAAAAAGCATGCATTAAAAGACAAGCCCTACATAACATTCAATGCATGGAATGGCAGACTGCAGACACCAACATACCGAAAAGATGATCAACAGGCATCACttgattaagaaaattatagaaaataaaagtagaGCATATGCAGTGAATAGAACGATGAAAACCAGGGGTAGGAGATCTAAAGGCACTCTTGCACGAGGAAATTCTTGCAGATATGGTAGCAGCAacaattgataaaatttaaatgtgAAATCATTAATCAATGAGCTCAATCCAACAGTGTCCAAGGGTCTTTCTAGTTGATCAAGACAAAAAGTCAGGTATTAATCCAtaaagttctctctctctctctctttggggggaggggggctTAAAGTTGGACCTTCCAagggtctttttctttttctttttcttctcttattcCAGAAAAAAATGGAAACACCAGATGAGAAGCAGAATGAAGATAATGATGCATGCGCGCATGATTTATacaaataatttaaactttagcACTAAAACTTTTGCTTTTAGTGCAAACCATAATTAGCTTAAATATGGTGCATGATTGCATAACTTTGtacaaattattcaaaattagGTGTATATATGAGCAATAATTACCATATAAACTTCAAATATACGATCTGAGTGATGGGGGCGTATGAAATCATCATCAATGGCATGTCCTACTAAAACTGGAACGAAGCTAGACTTTGCCACCtgtgaaaaaaaatagtggaacACTTTTGTCAATGAGAGTAAACATCAAGAAATAAACACTGAAATGGGTATGCTTCTATTTCTTTAAcatcatgaatatatataaacttcaTCTTTCAAATGTTTCATAAATACTTTGCATTCCCTACTAGAATTAATTCCCTCCCCAGTGACAACATTCATGCATGCCCATAAAGCCCTGGCAACCTGTTGAAACACTAGCACAGGACCATGAAACAATGGTGACTGCCTCTTAGCACTTCATCAAGTCACACCAATTGACTCTCAATGcattatgaaaataaattagttaCACAGCCATGAGAGCAATAGCAGGTACAGTCCAAGAGTTGGTCTGAGACAAACCAAAGAGACACTAATCCATTCTCATTTTCTGGACTCCCAGTCTCTTAAATTTTTCATCTATTACTCTTGTCAAAGCTCATATGTACAAACTGAAAGATTTGGAAAGTAAACTGAGAACATGTGTGGACAGGTTCTAGAAGGTTATCATGCATAAACAAGTTTCTTGTCATCTGGTAACATTGGTGATACCCAGTGGCCAGCACATATACACACTGCTTATGCCTGATATTACTTGCCTATGTACATCCTATGGCCTCCAAGGGAAAAAAGTGCACACTTCTCACCAGAATGTAGAAGGGTCTGGTGGCATTGAAAGCAAACAAATAACCACTCCTTATCAAGTCACTAATTTCTGTATAGTCAGATTTGGCTAAATGaggatgttttaaaaaaatttgaaacctcctattctttttttcttccccttATTGGTAAATTACACTTGTGCTCATGTGTCTTGAACCCACTACCTCATTCCAGAAATTCACTCTTACAAGGGCAGGATCTGCTATTTGAGATAAAGCTATTTAGTCAAGTTGGTCGTATAATAAATACAACACAATTTATTTAGTAACATACTAAATGAATTAGTTCTAATAATTACCAATTCTCCCAAAAGCTATAGTtattaggaaatggtgaattttatcacttagccatAATTCTAACACCCATCATGTGTGAAACTAAACTCCCCTTAATAAGTAAGGCTCAACACGtaggatttttttgtttgtttttttttttttaacattttaaatgggagcAGAGTGGAGACATGAATCAAACTcaagacctcctactttgataccatgataaattaccGACTCTCCCAAAAGCTTACATTGTCAAAATTCTAACAGGTTCTACAATTTGATTCAGTCAACTTGGTATGTATCATAAACCTGAATTGAATCATATTGTTTCCATTTTGACGAGTAATATTttgtagaaatgaaaaaaaaaattgttttaagttgagaaaaatattgtagatcAATTATAGAGAGAGCAGAAGTgattaagagaaagagagaacacACAAGGGTTACATGGCTCCGCCTAAGAGCTTATGTCCATGGGATAAAGCCCTAGTGGTTACATCTTATTGAATTCTCAATTGCATTACAGAACCCAAAGTAGGGTTTACATACTAGAGAAACCTAAACTAACCATTGATTAACCCAAGGTTAGTATGTTTGTTCTCCAAGCACATGGGTCTACAAAACCCATATCTTTAACATAAATAAGTTGTCTTTTACTAAGATGGGAAACGATCAAAATGGGTGGACAACAACATCTATCCATATATATCCAGAAGAAACTTATTGTACATTATTAGCTTAAAAAAGATACAATGATTTGAAAGAATACAACCcaacaaggaaaaaaatcattgaTACGATAAAACCTTAATGGTGTTCAGTTCCGTTATGTCAAACTTTGCCTTCTTCTGGATAGCTCTTCGCATGTATTGAATTGCGAGTTTCACCTAGAATTGGCAAAGAGGATAAGTAAAAGTTATAAAAGTccttagaaatagaaaaaaggtAAAGTACAGGTGACAAGAGACCATAAAAAGATTTATGCAATTGGGCCTCAAGCAAAAATAAATCCGAATGGTCAAAGAAATTGTACAATTAAGGGTGAACACATATATGGACCTTTTAGAGATGAGGAAAATAGCAAATATAGAAATCTGCCAGACAAGAACAAGATTTAGCTGTGGCCCGTGTGTCTTAAAAAACCCAATATGTTTTTCAGTGGCTATCTGAagcaaatttagaatttaaatccaaataataaaatataattataaatgttGATCtcagaaacttttttttaatgagtatgTAGATCTCAGAAACTTACGGTTTCATTTAACAAATATGTTAATAGTCAAAGCTGAATTCAATAGGACATTTCAAAAAATCTGAGGGAAAGCTAACAAGTTATGAAAAGATCATATTGCAAGGAGTTTAAAGGAAATTATGTTCActatttgttaataatttttctGAATTTAGTAGTACATTTCcctatttcaaaaaattcagACTTGCTAAATTTAACAGTATATTTGCACCTTTATATCCTAACATCTAATTTTTTTGACGAACTTTTCTgtcttcatgttttttttttaagaaaactctTTACACTTGCCCCAAACCAAGTAGAGAATTGGGTTTCTCACAAAAATAAGTCTGTGCCTCATAATATGAGTATCTAAGAgtttcatttgaatgaatttacTTACGGTGAACTTGGGTAGACGTATTTTGTAGGTATCCACCAGTTCCATCATCAAGTCAACCAAATCAGAGAAGGGACTATCAAGAACCATTCCAGCAATTGAAGGATCCTCAGCTCCATACATTAGGCTGTGGGAGAAAAAATAAACTACATTGTCAATGGCTTATAAATAACCAGAACCACCTAAGCTACAGAGCAAAAGTACTCAAGctaaaaacccataaataatactTGGGAATGCTAGCaacattacctttttttttatatgaaaaaaatctGCCTGATGAACAATAGATAATATTGATCATTTGACCATGATGGTACACTACAGCAACACACAAGCTAATTCTTCCAATGGTTACTCGGTTTCTAAGATCATGCTTGTAAGTGAGTAAATGCATTGTATCCAAGGAAACTTCAACAACTTGGTggaaataatataaactacccAAGATACATCATGACGTTATTTTAATTTCTGCTTGACAGAGCCATACAGAATATTGATCAATCTCAGAGTTGCAACATCCAGTATCAATGGTTTCATATAAGCTAGTATCCTCCAAACAATTAGAATGTTGAAATTACTCAAATTGCAACAACAAAATTATTCCTCATGAAAGCCATATGAGCAGCATTAACGATGTCTTTATATTATCATGGTAGCATCATTGCCAAATAATCCATATGCCTAATGAATGATAGAGATTTGTGCCCGAAAGTTTGTTCCTTTACAAAAAATAGTTACTTTATGGTT
It encodes:
- the LOC142624475 gene encoding uncharacterized protein LOC142624475, whose product is MEQLISFIIRPPRAEYDPQNDLLDQEFMLKGKWFQRKDIEVKNSRGDVLQCSHYTPIVSPEGKPLPCVIYCHGNSGCRADASEAAIILLPSNITVFTLDFSGSGLSGGEHVTLGWNEKDDLRAVVDYLRADGNVSLIGLWGRSMGAVTSLMYGAEDPSIAGMVLDSPFSDLVDLMMELVDTYKIRLPKFTVKLAIQYMRRAIQKKAKFDITELNTIKVAKSSFVPVLVGHAIDDDFIRPHHSDRIFEVYMGDKNIIKFEGDHNSPRPQFYFDSINIFFHNVLQPPEDEAGGTFFDPMDDYFGKGSWRNVREAYKHESSLASKEPATSSTSDSIKLLRPKRPMSRTEVPSSFPSKDDQSEDEDLTNDDDHSSTSSKMISFELSNGHPIGPHVPTTSDDDQYVEYPLDDFTGFPCNAEEEERMFMEAVIESLKDLEMRRPQAGEPPSVSSSSVKPVHKDDQEASPTGRCDPLKTESTSTSVEHCEPSKAESNNTSVINAKNLASEHPSPDIGLGPASDATSSCMETASTGTSAHSDTSASIQSSTDADMSANTIATLTVERNPASHIMDGLMRRWDLNFFRNSHNR